One genomic region from Lathamus discolor isolate bLatDis1 chromosome 9, bLatDis1.hap1, whole genome shotgun sequence encodes:
- the HTATSF1 gene encoding 17S U2 SnRNP complex component HTATSF1 — protein MSGEDGNEEFYRQLQLQQQYDTKPEPGGEGESDPFTYVDPADGAAYEWDREKKAWFPKITEDFLATYHANYGFNAEDTDSSSASGTATESKQQVSSKTSGTQPSANERGPQQTDPKQKAEKRKLEPGWFHVEEDRNTNVYVTGLPPDITKDEFIQVMSKCGIIMRDPQTEEHKIKLYKDKEGNLKGDGLCCYLKRESVQLALRLLDEAEIRGYKLHVEVAKFQLKGEYDASKKKKKCKDYKKKLSQQQKQLDWRPEKKDGATRMRHERIVIIRNMFHPKDFEEDPLVLNEIREDLRTECEKFGQVKKVLIFDRHPDGVASVSFKEPTEADLCKLTLNGRWFGGRQLSAETWDGVTDYQVEETAREREERLKVWGSFLEDPDAKEQQTASDSDSATSSVKLPEGRQPSNVNDTSKEDVNAEAQKRENNGEGINEDGAPSTDSSLAGSDDEADT, from the exons ATGAGCGGTGAGGACGGGAATGAGGAGTTCTACCggcagctgcagctccagcagcagtaCGACACCAAGCCCGAGCCCGGTGGCGAGGGCGAGTCCGACCCCTTCACCTACGTCGATCCGGCCGATGGAGCTGCATACGAGTGGGACCGGGAGAAGAAGGCCTGGTTCCCCAAG ataacAGAAGATTTCCTAGCAACGTATCATGCCAACTACGGCTTCAATGCAGAGGATACAGACAGCTCATCTGCTTCTGGCACAGCAACTGAAAGTAAGCAACAAGTAAGCTCTAAGACATCAGGAACACAACCATCAGCAAATGAGAGAGGACCACAGCAAACGGAtccaaagcaaaaagcagaaaaacggAAGCTTGAGCCAG GATGGTTTCATGTTGAAGAAGATAGAAACACTAATGTTTATGTGACTG GTTTACCTCCAGACATCACAAAAGATGAATTTATACAAGTCATGTCAAAATGTGGCATCATTATGCGAGATCCTCAGACAGAAGAACACAAAATCAAACTGTACAAAGATAAGGAAGGAAATCTTAAAGGAGATGGTCTGTGTTGCTATCTAAAG AGAGAATCAGTTCAACTTGCATTGAGACTTCTGGATGAGGCAGAAATTAGAGGCTATAAATTGCATGTGGAAGTTGCGAAGTTTCAACTGAAGGGGGAGTATGATGCaagcaaaaagaagaagaaatgtaaaGACTACAAGAAGAAGTTGTCTCAACAGCAGAA ACAGCTGGATTGGAGGCCGGAGAAGAAAGATGGCGCAACTCGGATGCGACATGAACGCATCGTTATTATCAGGAATATGTTCCACCCAaaggactttgag GAGGATCCCTTAGTGCTAAATGAGATCAGAGAAGATCTGCGGACAGAGTGTGAAAAGTTTGGTCAAGTAAAGAAGGTTCTCATTTTTGAT CGACACCCTGATGGCGTGGCCTCTGTGTCCTTCAAAGAACCTACAGAAGCTGATCTGTGCAAGCTGACTCTAAATGGAAGGTGGTTTGGTGGCCGTCAGCTCAGTGCTGAAACCTGGGATGGTGTAACGGATTATCAG GTGGAGGAGACtgcaagagaaagggaagaaaggctCAAGGTGTGGGGATCATTCCTAGAGGATCCTGATGCAAAGGAGCAGCAAACGGCGTCTGATTCGGATTCTGCAACAAGTAGTGTTAAACTGCCTGAAGGCAGGCAACCTTCCAATGTTAATGACACATCTAAGGAAGATGTAAATGCTGAAGCCCAGAAGAGGGAGAATAATGGTGAGGGCATTAATGAAGATGGAGCTCCATCTACAGACAGCAGCCTTGCAGGCAGTGATGATGAAGCAGATACATAA
- the BRS3 gene encoding bombesin receptor subtype-3: MSQLYPPSTNETLRASTDGTELKSIIDNETTTEEWTEDSFPGLEILCMIYITYSVIISVGLLGNAILIKVFFKIKSMQTVPNIFITSLAFGDLLLLLTCVPIDATRYIVDTWLFGRIGCKLLSFIQLTSVGVSVFTLTVLSADRYRAIVKPLELQTSDALLKTCCKAGCVWIVSMIFAIPEAVFSDLYSFSNPEKNVTFEACAPYPVTEKILQEAHSLVCFLVFYIIPLAVISVYYFLIARTLYKSTSNMPAEEHGHARKQIESRKRVAKTVLVLVALFAFCWLPNHILYLYRSFTYHASVDASTFHLIATIFSRALAFSNSCINPFALYWLSKSFRQHFKKQVSCCKAKLRSKPPSATHSNTPTRAPSITGSTCGSEISVTLLTDYSITKEEESV; encoded by the exons ATGTCTCAACTATACCCGCCTTCAACTAATGAGACTTTGCGTGCATCTACAGATGGTACAGAGCTGAAATCAATCATTGATAATGAAACCACAACTGAAGAATGGACCGAAGACTCCTTTCCAGGATTGGAAATACTGTGCATGATTTATATTACGTACTCAGTGATCATTTCCGTGGGGCTCCTTGGAAATGCAATACTCATCAAAGTCTTTTTCAAGATTAAATCCATGCAGACAGTTCCAAACATCTTCATCACCAGCCTGGCGTTTGGAGACCTACTGCTTTTATTGACTTGTGTGCCTATAGATGCCACCCGGTACATCGTGGATACCTGGCTCTTCGGAAGGATTGGGTGCAAGCTGCTGTCTTTCATCCAGTTAACGTCAGTTGGAGTCTCAGTGTTTACCCTGACTGTTCTCAGTGCTGACAG GTACAGAGCCATCGTTAAGCCCTTGGAACTGCAAACTTCAGATGCGCTCCTGAAGACCTGCTGTAAAGCAGGCTGCGTTTGGATCGTCTCCATGATATTTGCTATCCCAGAGGCTGTGTTCTCCGACTTGTATTCTTTCAGCAACCCCGAGAAGAATGTAACTTTTGAGGCATGTGCCCCCTATCCTGTGACTGAGAAGATCCTGCAGGAAGCTCACTCCCTGGTTTGCTTCTTAGTGTTCTATATTATACCCTTAGCTGTCATTTCTGTCTACTATTTTCTTATTGCCAGAACTTTATATAAAAGCACCTCCAACATGCCAGCAGAAGAACACGGTCATGCCCGCAAGCAG ATTGAATCCCGCAAGAGGGTTGCAAAAACAGTGCTGGTGCTTGTTGCTTTGTTTGCCTTCTGCTGGTTGCCCAACCACATCCTCTACCTATACCGCTCTTTCACATACCACGCTTCTGTCGATGCTTCCACCTTCCATCTAATAGCTACTATTTTTTCCCGTGCCTTGGCCTTCAGCAATTCCTGCATCAATCCGTTTGCTCTTTATTGGCTAAGTAAAAGTTTCAGGCAACACTTTAAAAAGCAAGTCTCGTGCTGTAAGGCAAAGCTTCGTTCAAAGCCTCCCAGTGCTACCCACAGCAACACACCGACCAGAGCCCCATCCATCACAGGCAGCACGTGTGGCTCAGAAATCAGTGTTACATTGCTAACAGATTACAGCATcacaaaagaagaggaaagtgtTTAG